GGAGTTGTGGCTATTGGTGGCGGCTTCTGATTATTCCCGACTCCGCCAATATTTCCGGCTACCTTTAAGGCGCGAATTTGGGAAGCTCCGCCTGCATAACTCACTGGAAGGTAAAGGGATTCGggttggttgttgtttttgcagcAAGTTGTTTTGGATAATGATGTGGTTCGGTAATTAGGTATACACGACACCAGAGTGAGTGAGAGGTGTATATGCGGGGCGACATCGAATGGAAAGAGACAGAGGAAGGCAGTCGGATTTAAACAGAGGAAGACGGAAAGAAAATAGAAAGAGCTTTGTTAGTCATTAACTAGGATGGCATTAATAACGTGCCAGTTTAACTGAAGACTCTAGAATCAAGCGATAAATCTATTcaatccatatatatatataagacaCAGAAACAAGCTATCCATATACTCAAACGACATCCACACATCAATCAAATCCCAGTGAATCATTCATTAGATTTAGACCAAGCTATTAAAAGATTAGCAATTGTTTTCCGAACATCTACTCCAGTGAACCAGCTCAAAACGACTGGAAAGGATCGCTCTACTGGTTAGTGAATGCCCCTTATACACATCCAGTTGGTCAGCCGTGAAAAGGAGCCGCATCCACTGGCTGATGGACTATTTGTCTACGGGTCCTGCGCAAACGACAAACAGGCGGCAAATAGTGATTGTTTCGATTTAGTTGGAAGGAGAACAGCGATTTCTTCAGCAGCATCAAGTTGACATCAAAACCGCTCATGTTCTCATGTTCATGTATCCGTGCTCTTGACAGTGACACTACTGCATCCTGGTTTGTGCCGTTTTTTCGCCTGAGCCACCAGGAAGTCCTTTTCGCTGATGGTCTGGACGTTAAAGGTAAGATTGGAGAAAATAACAATGGCAGGCACAGATTCTGCCATTTCCCGACTACCACATGTTTTTGTACCTCCTCCTGAACTGCCCATCGAAGAGTCAGGCTTCTGCAGCAAGGTGCTTTCAACCACTTCGAGTTTGAAGACGGGCTCCATGTTCTCCACATGGTTCACTAGCCTTCGCATTAGTTCCGCAATCTCCTTGATCTCGCTATTCGAATTATGGCTCGTTTCGGGTCCCAGTCTATCGATTATTAGCTGCTCCATCTTATAAATCGCCTTTGAGTGCTCCCTGTAGAAGCTCTTCATGGTCTCCGCCACCTTCAGATTGATCTCTTTCTGCAATGCGTCCCAATTTGACGCGTCCGGAGGCAGTGTGTTTATACTACTGGTTTCCAGTGGTATTTCTATTCTCTCATATTTAACGACGTCGTTGACAATTGCGTTTTCAGTTGAATCCATTATACgaacttaaaattttaaaaatgtaccatacacaaaaaagaattacaaaatttaaaatgctagacaaaatttataaatttttttttttttttgaacatCTGCTCTTTCCGAAATTTGAAAATCATGTGGCTTTCGTCTACGCTGAACACCGTAAGATGTCGAATCAAAACACAAGCGCCTACTggttttagaatttctacactttcaaaatgttttccaaGCGCACATGATGCAAAAAAGATAACATTtggtgcaataaaaaaataaaaagtctaACGAAACCGAAAGATATTCGAAAGAGCATTCCATAATTTTTAAGCGCTGATTATTGAACTAATCAAACGTATTTTGAATGGCTTTCtcgtttattttcaaatttaaaaatggtgCCAAATCCAAAAGAATCACTTAATATACATAATATCTCATACAGTTCTAAGTATTTGACTTGGGTATCTTACCTTTGGAACTATCTATACAAAGAACATTAAACCCACaacacacacgcgcgcacacacacacacacgcacatattattattgtttttagaCATTTTGGAAAAGAAGGTCATTTTTCTTGGTTGTTACCAACATTAATCGACTTACTCTGCGCCAATAAAGACGCGGCCATATTAAAATTAGCAGCAGAGGCTGAAGTGGACGCCGCCGCCGATCCGCCAAAGAAATTGCCACCGGGATTGGGAATGCCGCCTGTTGGTGAATGCCTCACCGAATTGGCGGCTGTGgacggcggcggtggcggtggggCGTTGCTGCCCTTGGCGGCCACATAGGCGGCCAGGTTCATCAGTTCGTTGGTGGTCAGGCTGTTCAAGTAGCTGCTGGTGGAGCCGATGGCACCACCCTGGGACGAACCAGTCGTCCCAGCATTGCCGCTGCTCCTGGCCGCTGGACTGCCCATGGCTGATTGGAGCACCAAGTGTCCGCGCGAGGAAAGCGTAAACAACAGAACACAAATaaccacaaaaacaataaccggaataaaaaataaaaatcaacaacagATAAGACATACAAAATGGGATTGggaaaattatatatatttttatatataatatatatatgggttGGCGGTATTTATAAATCGGGTTTAAATCAAGAcaagcaatatatatatatatatatatatatacatatagtgtTGAGTGGAGAAATAGagagaaataaagaaagaGAACAACACAAGCATCATTAATTATTGTGATCAACAGCTAGTTATTTGAAGCCAGTGCTGCCAACTTTAAGTTTTTTAGTACATCTATCAGAAATTCGGCTAATAGGACCATCACATTATTATTGTCTAAGGCAAACTTAGGATATTCTattgtttttagattttagaTATCATTTTGAAATTAAGTAAGATCAACTAAAATGTCAAGCTTCCTTAACATATGGAATTTTTAACGTAAGAATATAGTTAACATACTGtcgcacattttttttttggtaaattcGATTAATGAATTGGCAACACTGctgttaaatattattaagttGGTTCGCTTCTGTGCTGTGCTTAattgatattatttaaatatttaaatgcactTACCCGTTACCATGTTATTCAGTTTCTTTGGCATATTGCTTAAATTATTATCTAGGGCTACGTTTCTCCCTGCTATCGGTATCACTGTTAGCTTTCCGCCCAGTGCCACGCCTCCAACTGTTGGCGTAGCACCCACAGtggttggtgttgttgttactgttgttgtttttattatctggctgttgttgttgatgctattgttgttgttattgctgctgccgttggtGCTGAtgatattgttgttgtttctatTGTTAACACTGGTGACtatattgttgttattgttgttaatgCGCAACAACGATATTGgcttgattttattattgccAACAACAATTTTCGCCCCActtatgggtatgggtatacCGCCTTTGggcgccacgcccactccgcTACGGATATTTTGGGCGTACGTAACGGCTGTGTTCAAATCGCGACCTCCACctaaatgaaagaaaaaaatacgTGCGGAAAAAAGGATGGAAAGTTTTTGTAAGTATTATGTTATCTTCAAAATAAGTTGTACAAATTATTGAACAAAATTggtaattattataaatttcgATGAGCATTCGCTTTTTGGAAATAAACAGGAAGTTAGCAGGATTGAATCACTAGCATTATTAGCAACCAAATgagaaattatgcaaataaacCATCATGGTTTATGGCCAGCGAACTTAAACGTCACCATTGATTGCTGCCCTTTTTGAATCTTGAATCACTAATGCAGCTACCTGCTTCTGCTGGGAAACACGTGATTAGAAAACGGGGGTCTCTCGCTTTTTGTGTGCGAATACTTAATGCAATTTGTACACATTAAgcaccccccctcccccctcacAATCCGCGTTCAATACGCATCGAAGACCTGCGAGATTCCCTAGATGGACCAGCTGCACAAATTGCAGACATACCCCCAAACCCGAAAGCACAGCATCACCCCTTCATTTAAGGTAAATATCTAATTAATGAGCAGGCATGCAAGCACATAAGGTGAAGGTGGATCTAAGTATGTGCTAGGCTATGTGCCACACGATGGGGAGGGGGGGTGGTGTGTGGTTTGAAAGGTCAGTTGGCTGGATACATAATCATAATTATATGTGTGAGACCCAGCGCACATATAAAAGGAGATGCACATTCGTCTATATACTAAATATGAATGTGAATGGGAATCGTAATGCGTTAATGCCCGTAGTTCCCGCTACCCACCGCCAGATGGACGCCGCGGTCAAGATGATGGCAACAAATCAAATTCAGTTCGCCTTGGTGCACCACAAATCTCAAAAGGCTCTTAGTTCCAGGTTCAGGCATTTCTACGAAATGCACATTATGCATGTGTAGTGCATGCGAATCAACAAATGACCACACCAATGACACCATCAACAGGAATTTTCGAGTCATGTACAAGACAATTACATATATGATGCTGATTAGCGAAATTGCAGCACAGCAGTCAAAGTGTATATAAATCAATTGgattttttatacaaaattagaTCTGATATTGagtcaaaataaataataactgCTAGGCTTAAAGATAGCTGTACTGTTTTTCCAACTGACATTACCTATTCAATTATTAAACGAGTGAGTACTTAATATTCCTCACAGGCGGCACACCTGTCAGGAAATTTGTCCCCTTTTCACACGCGCGAAATGTTCGAAAGAAACTTAAAGTTGCACAAGAGTCCGCCAGAATATTGCTTACTTAATAATTGACAACGATATTATTACTTCGTTAGTTGAGTTTTTGTTCACTCTGTCCACTGAAGGACTTCATAACTTGCCCTTCGATTCTCGTCGAGCTTAATAATTTACCGCGAACTGAATGTCCGGTCGACGGTTAATGACGCACGGAACCACTGGCTCTCCTCCCGAATATGGTCAGCTATATATGGCCATATAATCGGTCTTGTATGCCAGAGTGTGAGCCCCAATGgcggatatatgtatgtatgtacgggCACATATGTGCGCATATATAATTCCCATATAGGCCGTAGTATATACAAACGGattctatatatgtatgaacATATATGTGCCGATATCTAACAGATCTGAGGCAAACAGAGCTCAAGGCTTGGCTGGACATCGAACATCCAGGGACTCCTGGACAGGTGTACCATCGGTTGTTCGGTCTCAGATGGAAGGGGCATTAATGGGTGATTTCATTAATGTTTCAGTGACTAATCCAAGTGGCCTTTTAATTAATGTTGGCTAGATATCAAATCAATTGCATGGGTGGGCCACGGGGATTTTTTAGCCGAATTGATAAAGCTTATTTAGTGCAGAAATCTTTcgacttaaaaaaatattttcaaataaaatcagaaaGTAATTGGCATACTCTTATTGTTTCAATCATCAATTTCTTTACGTACTTGTTGATcagaattattaaatataattctATTATAGAATAGAAAAAAGCTCAACATTTCTGCAGCATTTCAGTAAGATTGGTAGGAATGtcataataatttcataaacTAAAAGGATTAAATTCTCGCACAGTTGATTGAAATGCCAACTGAATAAGTTACAGCCTGGCAAGGGAGCGACGTCTCAAAAGAGCACCCACTTTCCCGCTTTTATCTCAATACCTCAACCCCTTTCAGTGATTCACCCCCGCTTTTTCTACCCCCTTTTTTTGGGCACAATCCCACCGCCCGTTTCGAGGGGCCAAAAAACTATGCAAGGTTCCCGCTCGGTTCTAAAACTGCATGAAAGTTGGAAAGTAATGCCCACATCTCACTCCATCCCCCACACCAATGGGGCTATGCTATACCTATGAAATTGTTGTCCAAACAATAGAAAACCAACCGAGTGCCGTGCTGTGCCGATGCCAAGACCCCTCCTTCTACATTTCAGGCCACATTCAAATCCCTTTCAAAATGAACCTAATTTTCACTATTTTTTGCTGGTGAATTCTTCAAGCCCAGAAGCGCAAGCATTGATTTTAAAGTTTCTCAAAAAGCGTAATGCGATTTACTCACCGGGCACTTCTATTTGATCTGGATCCTCGTCATCGTCGAAATCGGAGCCCGAATCGTCTTCATCAAAATTGTCATTGTCGTCATCGGCATCCAACagtgtttttcgttttttcgaTGTCTGTAATAGAAAAATTGcatgaatgttttattatgtgatattatgaaaacgaaaaagtatttcaaaatattagttttattaacaAAAAAGTTTATTCTTATGCCACGATACTATATTAAAGGCAAATACTAATATAATGTATTGTTTATAGATTTCATTGGTACATTTATACGCTGACTTTCAGAAACATATTTAATAGTTCGTTTTGCTTtaaatttctttcagtgtactCGTAAAACGAACGACATCGCGAATATAAATCGATATTTTCATAGTTTCCCAGCTCTTTTTGTGCTGAACACAAACATTACGCGAACgctcaaaaaaatattacaaatattcAAGCGGATTCATCTAAGTAATatcacaccaacacacacacaaacagatGAATGCCTACGAAAACAAAGATGAAAAATGGACACGAAAAAAGCATGAAAAACCTCATCTATTTTCGTAGCACACTTTCGAGGGCGAACCAAAGTGGGGACTTTCCCGGATGTTTAGAAAAAACGGCACAAAAAGCACGAGAAAAAAATGCGCACGCCGcgtgttgaaaaaaaaaacaacgaggGAATCCCCCGAAATGggcgaaaaaaacaaaaaataaagatataaaatgCCAGGGAAAGggatatgtatatacatatatataaaaataaatatataaaaggagCGCACACTCACAGAGTTTTGGGTAGAAAAATGCAGGACCAACGGTCAGATGCTTTGCGTCGCCGGTTGGATGAGGTTCTGCGGAAGATCCTGGGATCTGATACTGAGAACCACTGGGCAAACTAAAGCAACCAAGTAAACTGGAACCACCTCTTTGTTCACAAATTATGGGCACTATTTTTCAGAGTTCGGGAAACTGTGCGACTGGCTCGATGCTCGTGTGGGAGCCAACTACCCAAAAACCTCGACCGGAGTTCGAAGACCGGAGTTGTCGAGCAGCCATGGGCCACTTTGCCAGTTTGCCAGCCAGTTTGGAATACCACCGAAAACAAacccaaaatggaaatttcacaGCGAGCACGAGCACATCGCACATAGTACAAGCAAAGTTTGGGCTGCAGTTTTTCGACGGCCAGCGACAGGAGGGGTTAAACGGGGTTACCAACGGGTTAAGCAGGGTGTTATGGGTGCTACGGGCCCGCCCAATGGGGTgggtttttggccaacatctCTCCACGGTCAGGACGACGAAAGGCAAGAACGGAGAACGTAGAACGTAGAACGTAGAACTGGGAACAGGCCGATAAACAAACGCGAGAGGCCAACCCCTTGGCGAAGGACACAGTGGGTTAAGTGCGAAGCAGCATGTCCcaattaattagttaattgCCATACAGGTATCAtcaataaagaaatatttcctattttattattattattattattttttttaatatatggATTATAAATTGAGTTTGTTTCTTtgcttattttattaaaataaatttattcattATCTTGTTTTTATCTTCCAACTAGAGTTTGAAGAAGTCACTAAGATAACTATCGTATCTACCAAACTAAGATTTATTCCATTCTAACCTTTTCATAACACAAAATGGTCGCGGACCACAGTGCCCCACTTTAGAACGAAAAAGGGGTTGGCATTTTCCCACCCCCTCCGCTTGTGGAAATTAAACGaagtagcaacaacaaaatgtttggCATGCAGAGATACGAAGTTTCCTCCTTTATGCGTAATATGCATGTGCTTTCTCTGCTCCCAGAAACCCCACATCCCGCATCCCACGGCCCACCCACCACACCACCCCCTCAACCCTTCTAGCCACCCTCTCAACCCCAACCCCTTTAAACCAAAGGGTTTTGGCTCAGTTGGCAGCTGAATGCGGCCAAAGGGGTTGGTCAGGGGGACTGGAGCAGGTCGAAAGTTGTGGAGgatgaggggggggggggtgccaggaggagcagcaaTCTGCAGCGCATGTACAGCAATTAGAGCAAGACAGACTGCTGTGGCTGTGGATGTGGGCACGTCCTTGGGGAAGGGGTAGGGTGCTGGTGGGCGCCGGAGGGTGGCGACGGGTCTGGTTGGCTCGTTCGCTGGCTATATGCGTTCAAACATATATACCGTGTACCTCTGTGTGCTCCGGGATAAAACAACTGGCAAGGGACTTgggccaaaagcaaagcaaacagaAGCAGCCGAGACAAACAAATGCAGTGAGGACAGTGAACGTCCGCTGGAATGATCGATCACTATAAAAACTGATCTACGACAGTGCGATATATTCTCAACATTTTTCCAATCAGATTTCAAAAACCAGCTTAACTCAAGTAATCACCTctttaaaatgaatattattatattgtatttggCTAGGATAGATAGATACTAgatacttaattaattaatcattTACATTGAAGTCATTTAATTAGGCTcaaaagataaaaataagaattCGCTATTAGCATCTGAAATGCATTCCTCAACGAAAACATAGTTCTCACTCCCAAATCAATTCTAACTCCGCAATATTTCATCCACACCTCCGCCTGTTAATGGAttgcaacatttttgttgacacacaaaataaaatcaaaacgaaTGACCTTGCAACAAGGGAAATGTTGAAAATCTGTGGCCAAAAACATGTGTTTCCATCAACCACCCTCTCGCACAAATAGAAACATCAACATgttgttgccaaaaaaaaaaaaaaaaaaaaagttggtaTGAATTACGAAAAATAAACAGCCACAACATTAACCCTTATCAGCAGGGTAGGcgaatgaaaaaataaaaacaaaaggtgCAGATAAAAACGGACAAAAAAGGACACAAACAAAGGCCAAGGAAAATAGACCTGAAAAATGTTACAAAAATGGGGAGAGATTTAGCTAATAAAGGCTCCCGCTCCCAGGAGTTGGCAAAGAGATGTTGACCGGGCCGAGGGAAATGTGAAAGCGCAGGCGCCAAAAAACTCGGAATGCATTGGCCAAAGCGGACACGGCGATACATAACACGGCTCGTAGGACCACTTACCCACCCTCCCCAATCAGAAATGCTCTGGCTGCAGCAGAGGAAAAGCAGCGCAGCTTGTGTGGGAGGGGCAACTCGCATTTCTCAGGATGCATTTCTGAGCTGCAGCTGCACCAACTGCAGTTCTACAGTGGAAACCCCTTAGCGGGGATTCTATCGAACTTTTGCGTGAGTGGTTTGAGTCTCTGCCAGGGGTTCCGTCGCTCATGCCGAGCAACAAGTgtgaggaaaaaaaaacttggaaTAATAACGAATAAATCCGGGTAAATAAACGATAATCAAATCTATTTCTTTATCAAGAAAACAAATTGTGAATCGTATTATTATATCATAGGGATAAGGATAATTTAGATAACAAATATGTGCATTTTGAGAGGAATTAAAGTTATTTTCTTTGCACGTAAACAAAAGCATAAGCATTTCACAAATCAATCACTGTAAAGCTGCGGTACTTGTAAAACACTTGAGTAGTCAAAAGCTGGCATAAGTATATCAAATTTCCAGTAATTGAtgatacaaataaatattattaacatattttataaaaaatgatTCTTTGAATAGATTAGCAACACTATTACGGactatataatttaaattacatttgtaGAAATAGAAATTGTATGGTCATAGTTTTGATAACATTCAAAACGATGCCGCCCCCTGAAAAATAGTTGTCATCCTCAATTCAATGATGCACCATAGACCCATAGCCCCATACCCCGCCCATGGTCTTAACCCACATGTTGCCCCTGAGTCGCATGGCCTTAACCCTAACCTAGCGCAACTTTTGTCGACTGAATTCGTTTAACTCGTGTGCGGGGGAAAAAACGCCAAAACTAAACTCAGCGTGTGTGCACGAAAGAGAGGGGCGAGCGCTAAGAGGGAGTATGAGAGGGAGAGAAAAACACATGGTTCCAGGCCACGCGAATCTGCGATATAAAATGCATCCTTAGAAATTACAGAAGAAAACAATTGCAgataaaaaaaacagcaacaacaacaaaatgggTGGACGAGGAAAGAGCGAAAGGCGCAAGAAAAGGAGAAACAACAATTATTGAATGAGTTGGCTACTGCTCCTTCTTCTCATTATTATTCTCCTTCATCAGCTTCTGCAGccgctttgtttttgttttatgcatgtgtgtgtgggtaaaTGTGAGTGTGTCAAAATTTAGCAACaaagaaatttatattaagtCATGCTATtgacggcaacaacaaaaaagccAGCTAACTTAAACTTACCATTTTGATTCTCCTGCTTACTGCTAACGGTGGTTGTTCTTGATGTTCGTCCCTCCGAtggttcttgttgttgttgttaaccacaaaaaaaaaatcaacagaCCGCGCACCCACGCGTTTTTCGTTcttttcttggtttttttttgtgttttgtttaaaatttatatattaatttctttttaacaATGCGTTTTTGATGCTGTCAACGGAACAGAACAATTGTGCGGCAAGTTAGATAGCAAATGCAGCAAATATAAAAGGCTGGACTCCGCAATTTTCAGCGCGTTagaaatgtttttgttgttgttgttcttccTGTTGTTATTGGTGTTGCGATAATGACTGCATGCGTGTgtgcatgcgtgtgtgttgttgttgttgagtgtgtttttcttttgttgctGCACGCGGTATTTCGCTTCGGATAAATTTGTTCGTATGCGTTGTACCGCGCAATACACGCAAAACGAGGAATCGGAATAAAGGAGGAAGGAAACGAGAACGAGACGAGAATGAAGCGACGAAGCCGAAAACACACGTAACATGCCAACTATCGCAACTAACGAGATGCCAACTAGATAGAGCTGGAAAAACATCGATGAGAATCGATAATGGTGAAGCGAGAAAACGTCAGTTTGACGATTATTGATAAGAATGCCGATGTATACTAAAACTTATATTTGGGCACACTTATTTATAGCGTGTTTGctctaaaaatattaatagcttaATATTacttataatatatatatatggaaaatattttaaaaatatagatatttaaatgaaaacattttaaattgcacAAAGGGAGACATAATAAACTTACTTGGTATTTAAACAAATCTATCGGTCTGGCACGCGGTGCACACAAGACTATCGATAAATGGCGCGCGtcttatttctttatatttcaTGATATATATCCGTTAAATTCTAATCACGTTACAACAAAGTATATGCAAGTTTAACATGGTAAATGAGAAGCGAGCTTCAGCtgttgcatttaaataaatgatgCCAACTGCAATGTAcattaatgcatttaa
The DNA window shown above is from Drosophila melanogaster chromosome X and carries:
- the CG44437 gene encoding uncharacterized protein; its protein translation is MDSTENAIVNDVVKYERIEIPLETSSINTLPPDASNWDALQKEINLKVAETMKSFYREHSKAIYKMEQLIIDRLGPETSHNSNSEIKEIAELMRRLVNHVENMEPVFKLEVVESTLLQKPDSSMGSSGGGTKTCGSREMAESVPAIVIFSNLTFNVQTISEKDFLVAQAKKRHKPGCSSVTVKSTDT